The following coding sequences are from one Lolium rigidum isolate FL_2022 chromosome 6, APGP_CSIRO_Lrig_0.1, whole genome shotgun sequence window:
- the LOC124661497 gene encoding expansin-B7-like, which translates to MSSFSVAVVTALLFCLAAHGCCAPPSSPPSATTGGWLDARATWYGAPTGAGPEDNGGACGFKNVNLPPFSAMTSCGNQPIFKDGKGCGSCYQIRCVTQNHPACSGVPETVIITDMNYYPVSRYHFDLSGTAFGAMALPGRNDQLRHAGIIDMQFKRVPCQYPGLTVTFHVEDGSNPYYLAILVEYEDGDGDVVQVDIMESRPDTSSEDGMSPTGEWVSMKESWGSIWRMDTRRAMQGPFSLRITNESGKALIADKVIPADWEPNGIYSSTIQFD; encoded by the exons ATGTCATCCTTCTCTGTTGCCGTTGTGACTGCTCTCCTTTTCTGCCTGGCCGCCCATGGCTGCTGCGCCCCTCCTTCTTCGCCGCCCAGCGCGAC CACCGGCGGCTGGCTGGACGCAAGGGCCACCTGGTACGGCGCGCCCACCGGCGCCGGGCCGGAGGACAACGGCGGCGCCTGCGGGTTCAAGAACGTCAACCTGCCACCCTTCTCCGCCATGACATCCTGCGGCAACCAGCCGATATTCAAGGACGGCAAGGGATGCGGCTCATGCTACCAG ATACGGTGCGTGACCCAGaaccacccggcctgctccggcgtGCCGGAGACGGTGATCATTACGGACATGAACTACTACCCGGTCTCCCGCTACCACTTCGACCTCAGCGGCACCGCCTTCGGCGCCATGGCGCTGCCGGGCCGGAACGACCAGCTCCGCCACGCTGGCATCATCGACATGCAGTTCAAGAG GGTACCGTGCCAGTACCCGGGCCTCACGGTGACATTCCACGTGGAAGACGGGTCGAACCCGTATTACCTAGCGATCCTGGTGGAGTACGAGGACGGCGACGGAGACGTGGTGCAGGTGGACATCATGGAGTCGCGGCCAGACACCTCTAGCGAAGACGGCATGTCACCCACGGGGGAGTGGGTGTCAATGAAGGAGTCGTGGGGGTCCATATGGAGGATGGACACACGGCGGGCCATGCAGGGGCCCTTCTCGTTGCGCATCACCAACGAGTCCGGGAAGGCGCTCATCGCCGACAAGGTCATCCCCGCCGACTGGGAGCCCAACGGCATCTATAGCTCCACTATCCAGTTCGACTGA